A single Nocardioides bizhenqiangii DNA region contains:
- a CDS encoding serine/threonine-protein kinase: MTTQPQGESPTRVGDYTLLTRLGEGGMGIVHLARSTDGRRVALKVLRPHIVGDEEARARLAREVNTLMRVRSPWIAEFLDADPWAEIPYVVTRYVPGLSLHDYVVEEGPIEDRDLFWLAGCLAEGVAAVHHAGVLHRDIKPSNVLMEGRTPILIDFGLARVTDDPRLTQTGWLLGTPGYLAPEILYGDDATPAADVHAWAATVAYGATGRPPYGRGPSMAIMDRARRGEHDLTGVEGPLAAVLDAALAPDPLARPTLGELLAWLRPLSTQPSAPAVPPPVADVPDDEFTLPVALANGGLEPRTAATLPEPRPPTRLMTGAVPPPDPARYPAPPTIAPTPAVAQWEQEWDARLLGPPKVPLGERIRRGVAVGCGGLAVGAATALAPYITAVAVVLGVWLLRTGSLAASAGADRRTTRGSKWYDGAQLAFTTPWHSLRAVTGTVVLVLWSLGLALAAALLCYAAALDGAATLFAGGTALGIALWSGPGASRLRSPLSRIVYPLASRWGRWLAMCGVLLLVAAVLGLVVAAEGVHWIPASTPPF, from the coding sequence GTGACGACCCAACCGCAGGGCGAGTCGCCCACGCGGGTGGGCGACTACACGCTGCTGACCCGACTCGGTGAGGGCGGCATGGGCATCGTCCACCTCGCCCGGAGCACCGACGGCCGCCGGGTCGCGCTCAAGGTGTTGCGACCCCACATCGTGGGCGACGAGGAGGCCCGGGCCCGGCTCGCGCGCGAGGTCAACACCCTGATGCGGGTACGCAGCCCCTGGATCGCCGAGTTCCTCGACGCCGATCCGTGGGCGGAGATCCCCTACGTCGTCACCCGCTACGTGCCGGGCCTGTCGCTCCACGACTACGTCGTCGAGGAGGGACCGATCGAGGATCGGGACCTGTTCTGGCTCGCCGGGTGTCTGGCGGAAGGCGTCGCCGCGGTCCACCACGCCGGCGTGCTCCACCGCGACATCAAGCCCTCCAACGTGCTGATGGAGGGCCGCACGCCGATCCTCATCGACTTCGGCCTCGCCCGGGTCACCGACGACCCGCGGCTCACCCAGACCGGCTGGCTGCTCGGCACGCCTGGATACCTCGCGCCCGAGATCCTGTACGGCGACGACGCGACTCCCGCGGCCGACGTGCACGCCTGGGCGGCGACGGTCGCGTACGGCGCCACCGGGCGACCGCCGTACGGCCGCGGCCCGTCGATGGCGATCATGGACCGTGCCCGCCGCGGCGAGCACGATCTCACCGGTGTCGAGGGGCCGCTCGCGGCCGTCCTCGACGCCGCGCTCGCCCCCGACCCGCTCGCCCGGCCGACCCTCGGCGAGCTGCTCGCGTGGCTGCGGCCGCTGAGCACGCAGCCGTCGGCACCGGCGGTGCCGCCGCCGGTCGCCGACGTCCCGGACGACGAGTTCACGCTGCCGGTCGCGCTCGCGAACGGCGGTCTCGAACCGCGCACCGCAGCCACCCTTCCGGAGCCCCGCCCACCGACCCGGTTGATGACCGGCGCGGTCCCGCCGCCTGATCCGGCCCGCTATCCGGCGCCGCCGACCATCGCACCCACCCCCGCGGTCGCCCAGTGGGAGCAGGAGTGGGACGCCCGGCTGCTCGGACCCCCGAAGGTCCCCCTCGGCGAGCGGATCCGCCGCGGCGTCGCGGTCGGTTGCGGGGGACTCGCCGTGGGTGCGGCGACCGCCCTCGCGCCCTACATCACGGCTGTCGCCGTCGTCCTCGGCGTCTGGCTGCTGCGCACCGGCTCGCTGGCGGCGTCCGCGGGTGCCGATCGACGTACCACCCGCGGCAGCAAGTGGTACGACGGGGCGCAGCTCGCATTCACCACCCCATGGCACTCCCTCCGTGCGGTCACCGGCACGGTCGTGCTCGTCCTCTGGAGCCTGGGGCTGGCCCTCGCGGCCGCCCTGCTCTGCTACGCCGCGGCGCTCGATGGGGCGGCGACCCTCTTCGCGGGCGGCACCGCCCTCGGCATCGCGCTGTGGTCCGGGCCCGGTGCCAGCCGGTTGCGCTCACCGCTCTCGCGGATCGTCTACCCGCTCGCCAGCAGGTGGGGCCGCTGGCTGGCGATGTGCGGCGTCCTGCTCCTCGTCGCGGCCGTGCTCGGCCTGGTCGTCGCGGCGGAGGGCGTGCACTGGATCCCGGCGTCCACTCCGCCGTTCTGA
- the cimA gene encoding citramalate synthase — protein sequence MNQPADALDPPVDLHGAFHVYDTTLRDGMQQEGLNPTVADKLAIARQLDGLGVGYIEGGWPGANPKDTEFFRRAAAELDLRHAKLAAFGATRRAGVTAADDPLIAALRESGAGVVTLVAKSHAGHVEKALRTTLEENLAMVRDTVSHLRAEGQQVFLDAEHFFDGYRLDRAYALEVLRTAYDAGAEVVALCDTNGGMLPGWVADVVDDVVQTTGVRVGIHCHNDTGCAVANTLAAVEAGATHVQGCINGYGERTGNADLVNVVANLELKLDRRVLPPGLLSEATRIAHAVAEVTNVPPASRQPYVGVSAFAHKAGLHASAIKIDPDLYQHMDPAGVGNDMRLLVSEMAGRASIELKGRELGFDLSATPEVVSRVTARVKELESQGYTFEAADASFEMLLMEEAEGRRPSYFDVESWRVITETLTHARPGEEAVSEATVKVLAAGVRYVVTGEGNGPVNALDQALRTAIVQAYPEIAKFELIDFKVRILDQGHGTDAITRVLIETSDGESSWVTVGVGANVIEASWEALVEGLTYGLVRHHVE from the coding sequence ATGAACCAGCCAGCCGACGCGCTCGACCCCCCCGTTGACCTACATGGCGCGTTCCACGTCTACGACACCACCCTGCGGGACGGCATGCAGCAGGAGGGCCTCAATCCGACGGTCGCGGACAAGCTGGCGATCGCGCGGCAGCTGGACGGCCTGGGCGTCGGCTACATCGAGGGCGGCTGGCCGGGCGCCAACCCCAAGGACACCGAGTTCTTCCGCAGGGCGGCGGCCGAGCTGGACCTCCGGCACGCGAAGCTGGCGGCGTTCGGCGCGACCCGTCGGGCCGGGGTCACGGCGGCCGACGACCCGCTGATCGCGGCGCTGCGCGAGAGCGGCGCCGGTGTGGTCACCCTCGTCGCCAAGTCCCACGCCGGCCACGTCGAGAAGGCGCTGCGCACCACGCTCGAGGAGAACCTCGCGATGGTCCGCGACACCGTCAGCCACCTCCGTGCCGAGGGCCAGCAGGTCTTCCTCGACGCCGAGCACTTCTTCGACGGCTACCGCCTCGACCGGGCCTACGCGCTCGAGGTGCTGCGGACGGCGTACGACGCGGGAGCCGAGGTCGTCGCCCTCTGCGACACCAACGGGGGGATGCTGCCGGGCTGGGTCGCCGACGTGGTCGACGACGTGGTGCAGACGACCGGGGTCCGGGTCGGGATCCACTGCCACAACGACACCGGCTGCGCGGTCGCCAACACCCTCGCCGCGGTCGAAGCGGGCGCGACACACGTGCAGGGCTGCATCAACGGCTACGGCGAGCGCACCGGCAACGCCGACCTGGTCAACGTGGTCGCCAACCTGGAGCTCAAGCTGGACCGGCGGGTGCTGCCCCCCGGCCTGCTGAGCGAGGCCACCCGGATCGCGCACGCGGTTGCCGAGGTGACCAACGTGCCGCCCGCATCCCGGCAGCCGTACGTCGGCGTCTCGGCGTTCGCCCACAAGGCCGGTCTGCACGCCTCGGCGATCAAGATCGACCCCGACCTCTACCAGCACATGGACCCGGCGGGCGTCGGCAACGACATGCGGCTGCTGGTCTCCGAGATGGCCGGCCGGGCGTCGATCGAGCTGAAGGGCAGGGAGCTCGGCTTCGACCTGTCCGCGACCCCGGAGGTCGTCTCCCGGGTCACCGCCCGGGTCAAGGAGCTGGAGTCGCAGGGCTACACGTTCGAGGCCGCCGACGCGTCGTTCGAGATGCTCCTCATGGAGGAGGCGGAGGGCCGGCGCCCGTCGTACTTCGACGTCGAGTCGTGGCGGGTGATCACCGAGACGCTCACCCACGCCCGTCCCGGGGAAGAGGCGGTCTCAGAGGCGACGGTCAAAGTGCTGGCCGCTGGCGTCCGGTACGTCGTGACCGGGGAGGGCAACGGTCCGGTCAACGCTCTCGACCAGGCGCTGCGCACCGCGATCGTGCAGGCATACCCGGAGATCGCGAAGTTCGAGCTGATCGACTTCAAGGTGCGGATCCTCGACCAGGGCCACGGCACCGACGCGATCACCCGCGTCCTCATCGAGACCAGCGACGGCGAGTCGTCCTGGGTCACCGTCGGCGTCGGCGCCAACGTGATCGAGGCGTCGTGGGAGGCGCTGGTCGAGGGGCTGACCTACGGACTAGTGCGCCACCACGTCGAGTGA
- a CDS encoding TetR/AcrR family transcriptional regulator, producing MSKPLPLLTSPPTERRDAARNREALMTAAAALVEEVGVRGVTMDALACRAGVGKGTVFRRFGSREGLMGALLNHSETEWQAAVMAGPPSLGPGAPPMERLLAFGESRMLLNLRHAELIEAAGNPGARSVGALSFTTMHVRYLLDQLGVEGDLAYLATALVAPLESIVLREQVDRAHLPMGRLVAGWSDLVRRVTAPAGSLDVVAH from the coding sequence ATGTCCAAACCGCTCCCCCTGCTCACCTCGCCGCCGACCGAGCGGCGCGACGCGGCCCGCAACCGCGAGGCACTGATGACGGCCGCCGCGGCGCTCGTGGAGGAGGTCGGCGTCCGCGGGGTGACCATGGACGCCCTGGCGTGCCGCGCGGGGGTCGGCAAGGGCACCGTGTTCCGGCGGTTCGGCAGCCGCGAGGGCCTGATGGGAGCGCTGCTCAACCACTCCGAGACGGAGTGGCAGGCAGCCGTGATGGCCGGCCCGCCGTCGCTCGGCCCCGGCGCGCCGCCGATGGAGCGGCTGCTGGCGTTCGGCGAGTCCCGGATGCTGCTCAACCTCCGGCACGCGGAGCTGATCGAGGCGGCCGGCAACCCTGGCGCGCGCAGCGTCGGCGCGCTGTCCTTCACGACGATGCACGTGCGTTACCTGCTCGACCAGCTCGGCGTCGAGGGCGACCTTGCCTATCTCGCGACCGCCCTGGTCGCGCCGCTCGAGAGCATCGTCCTGCGGGAGCAGGTCGACCGGGCCCACCTGCCGATGGGCCGGCTCGTCGCGGGCTGGTCCGACCTGGTCCGGCGCGTCACCGCACCGGCCGGGTCACTCGACGTGGTGGCGCACTAG
- a CDS encoding NAD(P)H-dependent oxidoreductase has protein sequence MTDTRVLVLVGSLRADSHNRKIAEAIREQAPAGVFVDIADGLGELPFYNEDIDGDQAPEAVVRLRGQVAAADRLLVITPEYNGTMPAVLNNAIDWASRPFGAGAIKDKPFAVVGTAVGQYGGQWAHDDTRKSARVAGAAVVDEISLSHGYAWGSDPAADAETVAKFVAAATDLASYDAATTTAA, from the coding sequence ATGACAGATACCCGCGTACTCGTCCTCGTCGGCAGCCTTCGCGCCGACTCGCACAACCGCAAGATCGCCGAGGCGATCCGCGAGCAGGCGCCCGCCGGCGTCTTCGTCGACATCGCCGACGGGCTCGGCGAGCTCCCGTTCTACAACGAGGACATCGACGGCGACCAGGCTCCGGAGGCGGTCGTCCGCCTGCGCGGCCAGGTCGCCGCAGCCGACCGGCTGCTCGTCATCACGCCGGAGTACAACGGCACGATGCCCGCCGTCCTCAACAACGCCATCGACTGGGCGTCGCGCCCGTTCGGCGCCGGCGCCATCAAGGACAAGCCGTTCGCTGTCGTCGGCACCGCCGTCGGCCAGTACGGCGGCCAATGGGCCCACGACGACACCCGCAAGTCGGCACGCGTCGCCGGTGCCGCTGTGGTCGACGAGATCTCCCTCTCGCACGGCTACGCGTGGGGCAGCGACCCTGCCGCCGACGCTGAGACCGTCGCCAAGTTCGTCGCGGCCGCGACCGACCTCGCGTCGTACGACGCCGCCACCACCACCGCTGCCTGA
- a CDS encoding amidase: MTELHDLTALEQGALVRSGETSAVELTDHYLARIERAGREHGDFVAGAFAFLDPDLARARAREVAAVGPVGDGASPLAGTPTAIKDLNLTAGVPTAFGSPVFADHVPEVSDAVTLAMEAAGLVSLGKTSTPEFGSPCYTEPEGRPPAVTPWDTTRMAGGSSGGAAAAVAAGLVPAAQGSDGGGSIRIPASCCGLVGLKPTRGRISGFPMYGDPIGLATSGSIARSVGDAAALLDVLAGRRASDPYWAPEPSGTFLEATRRGPGRLRIARFVQPVIADVDVSAESRQAYEEASQLLAGLGHIIEDVPVPLPAEAVTTFETCWSVLTALSVTPLPPEKRDLLRPLTRWLGERGEAVTGPEFGLAIGRLREYAAGALIRLAPYDVVLTPTLATPPLPVGAIRNDADPAADFEAQKRFTPWTSAWNVTGMPAISLPLHWTAEGLPVGVMLAARPAEEELLLSLAAQVEAASPWRDRHPPIW, from the coding sequence GTGACTGAGCTGCACGACCTCACCGCGCTCGAGCAGGGCGCGCTGGTCCGGTCCGGCGAGACCAGCGCCGTCGAGCTGACCGACCACTACCTGGCTCGCATCGAACGCGCCGGCCGCGAACATGGGGACTTCGTGGCCGGCGCGTTCGCGTTCCTCGACCCCGACCTGGCGCGGGCCAGGGCGCGGGAAGTCGCGGCGGTAGGCCCGGTCGGCGACGGGGCGTCGCCGCTCGCCGGCACGCCGACCGCGATCAAGGACCTCAACCTGACCGCCGGCGTCCCGACGGCGTTCGGGTCACCGGTCTTCGCCGACCACGTCCCCGAGGTCTCGGACGCGGTCACACTCGCCATGGAGGCGGCGGGCCTGGTGAGCCTCGGCAAGACGAGCACGCCGGAGTTCGGTTCGCCCTGCTACACCGAGCCCGAGGGTCGCCCGCCGGCGGTGACGCCGTGGGACACCACCCGGATGGCCGGGGGGTCCTCGGGCGGTGCGGCGGCCGCGGTCGCGGCCGGCCTGGTCCCCGCTGCGCAGGGCTCCGACGGCGGCGGGTCGATCCGGATCCCGGCGTCGTGCTGCGGCCTGGTCGGGCTCAAGCCCACCCGCGGCCGGATCAGCGGCTTCCCGATGTACGGCGACCCGATCGGGCTGGCCACCTCGGGTTCGATAGCCCGGTCGGTCGGTGACGCCGCGGCGCTGCTTGACGTGCTGGCAGGTCGCCGGGCGAGTGATCCCTACTGGGCGCCGGAGCCGTCCGGCACGTTCCTCGAGGCGACCCGGCGCGGGCCCGGTCGGCTGCGGATCGCGCGGTTCGTGCAGCCCGTCATCGCCGACGTCGACGTGAGCGCCGAGAGCCGGCAGGCCTACGAGGAGGCGTCGCAGCTGCTCGCCGGCCTCGGGCACATCATCGAGGACGTGCCGGTGCCGCTGCCGGCCGAGGCAGTGACCACCTTCGAGACCTGCTGGTCGGTCCTGACGGCGTTGTCGGTGACGCCGCTGCCGCCCGAGAAGCGTGACCTGCTCCGACCGCTCACCAGGTGGCTGGGGGAGCGCGGCGAAGCGGTCACCGGTCCCGAGTTCGGCCTCGCCATCGGCCGGCTCCGGGAGTACGCCGCGGGAGCGCTGATCCGGCTGGCGCCGTACGACGTCGTCCTCACGCCGACCCTCGCCACCCCGCCGCTGCCCGTCGGCGCCATCCGCAACGACGCTGACCCGGCCGCCGACTTCGAGGCGCAGAAGCGGTTCACGCCGTGGACCTCGGCCTGGAACGTCACCGGGATGCCGGCGATCTCGCTGCCCCTGCACTGGACGGCCGAGGGGCTGCCGGTCGGGGTCATGCTCGCGGCGCGGCCGGCCGAGGAGGAGCTGCTCCTCTCCCTGGCGGCCCAGGTCGAGGCGGCCTCGCCCTGGCGCGATCGGCATCCGCCGATCTGGTAG
- a CDS encoding response regulator transcription factor, translating to MPAADVIRVVVADGDDAGRAAAVAALRANGCVVCGEADRAEDAVAVAVEQRPDVVLLDVELPGNGITAARELARRLPQTPFVMFATTADDDDLLDSLRAGAAGYLLKSTDPGRLGHALRGVLNGEAAIPRQLVRRLTEEIRAPALPTFVKTSPAASKLTAREWQVMELLGGGLTTDQVARRLYLSRSTIRVHVSSVLKKLRVSDREGALAVLRGETP from the coding sequence GTGCCAGCCGCCGACGTCATCCGGGTCGTGGTTGCCGACGGCGACGACGCAGGTCGGGCCGCGGCCGTGGCCGCGCTCCGAGCCAACGGTTGCGTCGTCTGCGGCGAGGCCGATCGCGCCGAAGATGCCGTCGCGGTCGCGGTCGAGCAGCGTCCGGACGTGGTGCTCCTCGACGTTGAGCTGCCCGGCAACGGCATCACCGCGGCTCGCGAGCTCGCGCGGCGGCTGCCGCAGACCCCCTTCGTCATGTTCGCAACGACGGCGGACGACGACGACCTCCTCGACTCGCTGCGCGCCGGCGCCGCCGGCTACCTGTTGAAGAGCACCGATCCGGGACGGCTGGGTCACGCGCTCCGGGGCGTGCTCAACGGCGAGGCGGCGATCCCCCGTCAGCTGGTACGACGGCTGACCGAGGAGATCCGGGCGCCGGCCCTGCCGACGTTCGTGAAGACCTCACCGGCCGCCAGCAAGCTCACGGCCCGCGAGTGGCAGGTGATGGAACTGCTCGGCGGCGGCCTGACGACCGACCAGGTCGCCCGCCGGCTGTACCTGTCACGCTCGACGATCCGCGTCCACGTCTCGTCGGTGCTGAAGAAGCTCCGGGTCAGCGACCGGGAGGGCGCGCTCGCCGTCCTCCGCGGGGAGACGCCCTGA
- the bioD gene encoding dethiobiotin synthase, with the protein MTRRRVVVVTGTDTGVGKTIAAAALAATAAGAVLVVKPVQTGIADDPDRDVRVVERLTGRSVEEFTALDDPLAPDTAARREGVRIPPVAAYVDRVRALSDHHDTVLVEGAGGLLVRLDTDGGTVLDLASALAAALPDDVRLEVVVVCRAGLGTLNHTELTVRTLRARGLEPAGLVIGSWPAEPGLAERCNREDLPRVTGLPLLAVLPHGAGSLDREQFVAAAPGWFTQRTNRA; encoded by the coding sequence GTGACCCGACGGCGGGTCGTGGTGGTCACGGGCACCGACACCGGCGTCGGCAAGACGATCGCGGCCGCAGCGCTCGCGGCCACCGCGGCCGGCGCCGTGTTGGTCGTGAAGCCGGTGCAGACGGGGATCGCGGACGACCCCGACCGCGACGTGCGCGTGGTGGAGCGGCTGACCGGACGGTCGGTCGAGGAGTTCACTGCACTCGACGACCCGCTCGCGCCGGACACTGCCGCGCGCCGCGAGGGCGTGCGGATCCCGCCGGTGGCTGCGTACGTCGACCGGGTCCGCGCACTCTCCGACCACCACGACACCGTGCTCGTCGAGGGTGCGGGCGGACTGCTGGTGCGTCTCGACACCGACGGCGGCACGGTGCTCGACCTCGCGTCCGCGCTGGCGGCGGCGTTGCCCGACGACGTCCGGCTCGAGGTCGTGGTGGTCTGCCGCGCCGGTCTCGGCACGCTCAACCACACCGAGCTCACCGTCCGCACGCTCCGGGCGCGAGGGCTGGAGCCGGCCGGCCTGGTCATCGGCTCCTGGCCGGCCGAGCCCGGGCTGGCCGAGCGGTGCAACCGCGAGGACCTGCCCCGCGTGACCGGCCTGCCTCTGCTCGCCGTGCTGCCGCACGGTGCGGGTTCGCTCGACCGCGAGCAGTTCGTCGCTGCCGCCCCCGGGTGGTTCACCCAGCGCACGAACCGCGCTTAG
- a CDS encoding 8-amino-7-oxononanoate synthase: protein MTWEQWLDEQATAREAAGLTRRLQPRSADDPTIDLAGNDYLGLAGDPAVRQAAADAALTWGGGAGASRLVTGTLDLHDQLEHELADYLGQPSALVLSSGYAANLAVVTALADRSTHVISDAHIHASLVDAARLSRARLTVVPHSDVAAVRAALEVSTGSTASAGERALVLAESVYSVLGDAAPLADLADLCASYDALLVVDEAHGLGVHGPGLVARSGLAGHPHVVVTATLSKSLGSQGGAVLGPPALREHLVNRARPFIFDTALAPASTAAALAALGVLRARPELSDLVRERVRTLADALGVVTPDGAVLSIPMPSPQAAVTAQAAALADGVRVGCFRPPSVPDGISRLRATASAGIASADWDHAVAVLVTVAKEHQ, encoded by the coding sequence ATGACCTGGGAGCAGTGGCTCGACGAGCAGGCGACGGCACGCGAGGCGGCCGGGCTCACCCGCCGGCTCCAGCCGCGGAGCGCGGACGACCCGACGATCGACCTCGCCGGCAACGACTACCTCGGGCTCGCTGGCGACCCGGCCGTCCGGCAGGCAGCGGCGGACGCCGCGCTCACCTGGGGCGGTGGGGCCGGGGCGTCGCGGCTGGTCACCGGCACCCTCGACCTCCACGACCAGCTCGAGCACGAGCTCGCCGACTACCTCGGACAGCCCTCGGCGCTGGTGCTCTCCTCCGGCTACGCCGCCAACCTCGCTGTGGTCACCGCGCTCGCGGACCGGTCCACGCACGTCATCTCCGACGCCCACATCCATGCCTCCCTGGTCGACGCCGCCCGGCTGTCCCGTGCCCGGCTCACCGTGGTCCCGCACAGTGACGTCGCCGCGGTGCGCGCCGCGCTCGAGGTCTCGACAGGCTCGACCGCCAGCGCTGGCGAGCGCGCCCTGGTGCTCGCCGAGTCGGTCTACTCCGTCCTCGGCGACGCGGCCCCGCTGGCGGACCTGGCCGACCTGTGCGCGTCGTACGACGCCCTGCTCGTGGTCGACGAGGCACACGGGCTCGGCGTCCACGGCCCCGGCCTGGTCGCCCGGTCCGGGCTCGCCGGCCACCCCCACGTGGTCGTGACTGCGACCCTGTCCAAGTCGCTCGGCAGCCAGGGCGGCGCGGTCCTCGGACCGCCGGCGCTCCGCGAGCACCTGGTCAACCGTGCCCGGCCGTTCATCTTCGACACCGCCCTCGCCCCCGCGTCGACAGCCGCCGCCCTGGCCGCGCTCGGCGTGCTCCGGGCCCGACCCGAGCTGTCCGACCTGGTCCGCGAGCGGGTGCGCACCCTGGCCGACGCCCTCGGCGTGGTGACGCCCGACGGCGCGGTGCTCTCGATCCCGATGCCGTCGCCACAAGCGGCGGTCACCGCGCAGGCCGCGGCCCTGGCCGACGGCGTCCGGGTGGGCTGCTTCCGGCCGCCGTCGGTGCCCGACGGCATCTCCCGACTGCGGGCGACGGCGAGCGCGGGCATCGCGTCCGCGGACTGGGACCACGCCGTCGCCGTGCTCGTGACCGTCGCCAAGGAGCACCAGTGA
- a CDS encoding adenosylmethionine--8-amino-7-oxononanoate transaminase produces MVEPVETLLAYDREHLWHPYTSMTAPTPVRLVTGASGCEIEVDGRWVVDGMASWWAAIHGYRHPVLDAALAAQAGEFAHVMFGGLTHEPAIRLAERLVEITPDGLDHVFLADSGSVSVEVAIKMVLQHQRGIGRPERTRLLTVRGGYHGDTFGCMSVCDPVGGMHSMFSGVLPQHVFAERPPALDADVPAWAEGVRRLAATHASELAGIIVEPLLQGAGGMHAYPAECLRVLREIADEHGLVLVFDEIATGFGRTGTLFAADAAGVTPDVMCLGKALTGGYLTLAAVLCTGEIGSGLSASESGVLMHGPTYMGNPLACAVALASIDLLLAGDWQDQVRHINHRLTTGLAHLRGLPGVADVRTIGAVGVVQLDHPVDVVAATDAAVAAGVWLRPFRDLIYTMPPYVINDDELDRLLGGITEAVKAG; encoded by the coding sequence GTGGTCGAGCCTGTCGAGACCCTGCTCGCGTACGACCGCGAGCACCTCTGGCACCCCTACACCTCGATGACGGCGCCGACCCCGGTGCGGTTGGTGACTGGCGCCTCGGGGTGTGAGATCGAGGTCGACGGCCGGTGGGTGGTCGACGGGATGGCGTCGTGGTGGGCAGCCATCCACGGCTACCGGCATCCGGTGCTCGACGCAGCGCTGGCCGCGCAGGCCGGCGAGTTCGCGCACGTGATGTTCGGCGGGCTCACCCACGAGCCCGCGATCCGGCTGGCCGAGCGGCTGGTCGAGATCACGCCCGACGGCCTCGACCACGTCTTCCTCGCCGACTCCGGCTCGGTCTCGGTCGAGGTCGCGATCAAGATGGTCCTGCAGCACCAGCGAGGGATCGGCCGACCGGAGCGCACCCGGCTGCTGACCGTGCGCGGTGGCTACCACGGCGACACCTTCGGCTGCATGAGCGTGTGCGACCCCGTCGGCGGGATGCACTCGATGTTCTCCGGCGTGCTCCCCCAGCACGTCTTCGCCGAGCGCCCACCCGCGCTGGACGCCGACGTACCAGCCTGGGCCGAGGGCGTACGACGCCTCGCGGCGACCCACGCGTCCGAGCTGGCCGGGATCATCGTCGAGCCGCTGCTCCAAGGGGCGGGCGGCATGCACGCCTATCCGGCCGAGTGCCTGCGGGTACTCCGCGAGATCGCCGACGAGCACGGCCTCGTGCTGGTCTTCGACGAGATCGCGACCGGCTTCGGCCGCACCGGCACCTTGTTCGCCGCCGATGCCGCCGGCGTGACGCCCGACGTGATGTGCCTCGGCAAGGCGCTGACCGGCGGCTACCTGACGCTCGCCGCGGTGCTCTGCACGGGCGAGATCGGGAGCGGGCTGTCCGCCTCCGAGAGCGGCGTCCTCATGCACGGGCCGACCTACATGGGCAACCCGCTGGCCTGCGCCGTCGCCCTCGCCAGCATCGACCTGCTGCTCGCCGGCGACTGGCAGGACCAGGTCCGCCACATCAACCACCGGCTCACGACCGGCCTCGCGCACCTGCGCGGCCTGCCCGGCGTGGCCGACGTGCGCACCATCGGCGCGGTCGGCGTGGTCCAGCTCGACCATCCCGTCGACGTCGTCGCGGCCACCGACGCCGCGGTGGCGGCCGGGGTGTGGCTGCGTCCCTTCCGCGACCTGATCTACACGATGCCGCCGTACGTCATCAACGACGATGAGCTCGACCGCCTCCTCGGCGGGATCACCGAGGCGGTGAAGGCCGGATGA
- the bioB gene encoding biotin synthase BioB: protein MSTSFDQLATTILEGGSATPEDALAVLRADDAELMSVVAAASRLRRAHFGNTVKVNYLVNLKSGLCPENCNYCSQALGSQAPILKYSWLSTDETLQQAGAGLAGGATRVCMVSSGRGPSDRDIDKVTEMTEALKSEYPDVEVCACLGLLKDGQAERLRSAGVDAYNHNINTAESHHDNIVQTHTYDDRVDTIGKAKSAGLSPCSGLIAGLGETDEQLVEALFALKELDADSIPVNFLMPFDGTPYENTWELTPGRCLRILAMARFVCPDKEVRIAGGREMHLRSLQAMALQVANSLFLGDYLTSEGQEAKADIEMIRDNGFVILGAEEAFDDAPEHDPAIRHRGAGTEVPANA from the coding sequence ATGAGCACGTCGTTCGACCAGCTGGCGACCACCATCCTCGAGGGAGGCTCCGCGACACCGGAGGACGCACTCGCGGTGCTCCGGGCCGACGACGCCGAGCTGATGAGCGTCGTCGCCGCCGCGAGCCGGCTGCGCCGCGCCCACTTCGGCAACACGGTCAAGGTCAACTACCTGGTCAACCTCAAGTCCGGCCTGTGTCCCGAGAACTGCAACTACTGCAGCCAGGCGCTGGGCTCGCAGGCCCCGATCCTCAAGTACTCCTGGCTGTCGACCGACGAGACGCTCCAGCAGGCCGGAGCCGGCCTCGCGGGCGGCGCGACCCGGGTCTGCATGGTGTCCTCCGGCCGCGGCCCGTCCGACCGCGACATCGACAAGGTCACCGAGATGACCGAGGCGCTCAAGTCCGAGTACCCCGACGTCGAGGTCTGCGCGTGTCTCGGCCTGCTCAAGGACGGCCAGGCCGAGCGGCTCAGGTCGGCCGGCGTGGACGCCTACAACCACAACATCAACACCGCCGAGTCGCACCACGACAACATCGTCCAGACACACACCTACGACGACCGCGTCGACACCATCGGCAAGGCCAAGTCGGCCGGGCTCTCCCCCTGCTCCGGCCTGATCGCCGGACTCGGCGAGACCGACGAGCAGCTGGTCGAGGCTTTGTTCGCGCTCAAGGAGCTCGACGCCGACTCGATCCCGGTCAACTTCCTGATGCCGTTCGACGGCACGCCGTACGAGAACACCTGGGAGCTCACCCCCGGCCGCTGCCTGCGGATCCTCGCGATGGCGCGGTTCGTGTGCCCCGACAAGGAGGTGCGGATCGCGGGCGGTCGCGAGATGCACCTGCGCTCGCTGCAGGCGATGGCGCTGCAGGTCGCGAACTCGCTGTTCCTGGGCGACTACCTCACCTCGGAGGGCCAGGAGGCAAAGGCCGACATCGAGATGATCCGCGACAACGGCTTCGTCATCCTCGGCGCCGAGGAGGCGTTCGACGACGCCCCCGAGCACGACCCGGCCATCCGCCACCGCGGCGCCGGCACCGAGGTCCCCGCGAACGCCTGA